Proteins encoded together in one Nostoc sp. PCC 7524 window:
- a CDS encoding PIN domain-containing protein, whose translation MRKSLIDTDILSEICKLKNPKINAQAIAYRGIWQQYTISVITVSEIIKGWRRINRNDRIQEFLADLSQLEILPLDQSCAELSGLIQADLETAGQPIGLADVLIAATAIANNLVLVTGNTKHYQKIQALGYPLVIDNWRE comes from the coding sequence GTGAGAAAATCTTTAATTGATACGGATATTTTATCAGAAATTTGCAAATTAAAAAATCCTAAAATAAATGCTCAAGCCATTGCTTATAGAGGTATATGGCAACAGTACACAATTTCTGTAATTACTGTTTCCGAAATTATCAAGGGATGGAGGAGAATAAATCGTAATGACCGGATTCAAGAGTTTTTAGCAGATTTGTCTCAACTGGAAATATTGCCTTTAGACCAAAGCTGTGCAGAACTTTCTGGTTTGATTCAAGCGGATTTAGAAACAGCAGGACAACCAATCGGATTAGCAGATGTCTTAATAGCCGCTACAGCGATCGCCAATAACTTAGTTTTAGTAACAGGTAATACTAAACATTATCAGAAAATTCAAGCATTAGGATATCCTTTAGTAATAGATAATTGGCGAGAATGA
- a CDS encoding DMT family transporter — protein MLINWVYLLAAILFEVLGTTCMKLSEGFNNLIPSILIFVFYGCGFTFSTLALEKLDISFAYSIWSGLGTALIASIGIIWFRESMSLVKFASIALIIMGVIGINASK, from the coding sequence ATGTTAATCAATTGGGTTTACCTGCTTGCAGCAATTTTATTTGAAGTTTTAGGCACAACCTGCATGAAATTGTCAGAAGGATTTAATAATCTTATTCCTTCTATCTTGATATTTGTCTTTTATGGATGTGGTTTTACCTTCTCTACCCTCGCTCTTGAAAAATTGGACATTAGCTTTGCTTATTCTATTTGGTCAGGATTGGGAACGGCTTTAATTGCTAGTATTGGCATTATTTGGTTCCGTGAGTCTATGTCCTTGGTAAAATTTGCATCCATTGCTTTAATTATCATGGGTGTAATTGGTATAAATGCGAGTAAATAA
- a CDS encoding Hsp20/alpha crystallin family protein, with translation MTLIRWNPWQELNTMQRQLNRFFEDDMLPTTVFDKTLVKVPAAEIHETDDAVHLKLEIPGMEAKDIDLQVTDKAVYVSGERKSETKMEDKGTIKSEFHYGKFQRVIPLPVRIQNTNVKAEYKDGILNLILPKAEEEKHKVVKISLDSVG, from the coding sequence ATGACACTTATACGTTGGAACCCTTGGCAAGAATTAAACACCATGCAACGCCAACTCAATCGTTTTTTTGAAGACGATATGCTACCTACCACAGTTTTTGATAAAACCTTAGTAAAAGTGCCTGCGGCTGAAATTCATGAAACAGATGATGCAGTGCATCTGAAGTTAGAAATTCCAGGTATGGAAGCCAAAGATATAGATTTACAAGTCACTGACAAGGCTGTTTATGTTAGTGGTGAACGTAAATCTGAAACTAAAATGGAAGATAAAGGCACAATCAAGAGTGAATTTCACTATGGTAAATTCCAACGTGTCATTCCTTTGCCTGTACGTATTCAAAATACCAACGTCAAGGCAGAATATAAAGATGGTATCTTGAATCTAATACTGCCTAAAGCTGAAGAAGAGAAGCACAAAGTTGTCAAGATTAGTTTAGATTCAGTTGGCTAA
- the nifJ gene encoding pyruvate:ferredoxin (flavodoxin) oxidoreductase, with protein sequence MNKAFATIDGNEAVARVAYKLNEVIAIYPITPSSAMGEWADAWMAESRPNLWGTVPSVVQMQSEGGAAGAVHGALQTGALSTTFTASQGLLLMIPNLYKIAGELTSTVVHVAARSLATHALSIFGDHSDVMAARGTGFALLCSASVQESHDFALIAHAATLEARVSFLHFFDGFRTSHEVQKVELLSDNDLRSLINEDKIFAHRARALTPERPLLRGTAQNPDVYFQAREGANPYYNACPEIVQGIMDKFGERTGRFYKIYEYHGASDADRVIVIMGSGCETVHETVDYLNARGEKVGVLKVRLYRPFDVERFIQALPNSVKAIAVLDRSKEPGSAGEPLYLDVVTAIHEAGEMLPKVVGGRYGLSSKEFTPAMVKAVFDNLAQPTPKNHFTIGINDDVTHTSLDFDPNFSTEPDNVVRAMFYGLGSDGTVGANKNSIKIIGEGTDNYAQGYFVYDSKKSGSMTVSHLRFGSQPIRSTYLIDQANFIGCHHWGFLERIDVLKAAATGATILVNSPYDADSVWQHLPPKIKQQILEKQLQLYVINANQVARNSGMGGRINTIMQVCFFALAGVLPQEQAIAKIKQAIEKTYGKKGAEVVRMNLQAVDQTLDNLHQVQIPVEEKGKWIDVEQSTQNPFPSSVPAFVQEVLGKIMVWQGDDLPVSTLPPDGTFPTGTAKWEKRNVAQEIPVWDGNVCVQCSKCVMVCPHGAIRAKVYPPSELLNAPPAFKSVNAKDKDFANQKFTIQVAPEDCTGCSICVNVCPAKSKSEPSLKAINMAQQLPLREQERENWDFFLSLPNPDRRQLKLNQIRQQQLQEPLFEFSGACAGCGETPYLKLLTQLFGDRAVIANATGCSSIYGGNLPTTPWTKNAEGRGPAWSNSLFEDNAEFGFGYRLSIDKQAEFAAELLQQFSTELGDNLVNSLLKAEQKTEAEIWEQRERVSLLKQQLDKIQTRDSNQKSKIQNLKSLADYLVKKSVWIIGGDGWAYDIDFGGIDHVLASGRNVNILVMDTEVYSNTGGQSSKATPRAAVAKFAASGKPAPKKDLGLMAMNYGNVYVASVALGAKDDQTLRAFLEAEAFDGPSLIIAYSHCIAHGINMTTGMNHQKALVDSGRWLLYRHNPLLQEQGKNPLQLDMRSPTQSVEQSMYQENRFKMLTKSKPELAKQLLEQAQAEVDARWQMYQYLASK encoded by the coding sequence ATGAATAAAGCCTTTGCTACAATTGACGGTAACGAAGCTGTAGCCCGTGTAGCTTACAAATTAAATGAAGTCATCGCCATTTATCCCATCACACCTTCCTCTGCAATGGGTGAATGGGCAGATGCTTGGATGGCGGAAAGTCGTCCAAATCTTTGGGGAACTGTCCCCAGTGTGGTGCAGATGCAAAGCGAAGGCGGGGCGGCTGGTGCGGTGCATGGCGCATTACAAACGGGGGCTTTGAGTACCACCTTCACCGCTTCCCAGGGACTTTTATTAATGATTCCCAACCTCTACAAAATTGCGGGGGAATTAACTAGCACTGTAGTTCACGTTGCAGCTAGGTCTTTGGCTACCCATGCGCTATCTATTTTCGGTGATCATAGTGATGTGATGGCGGCGCGTGGTACTGGCTTTGCGCTGTTGTGTTCAGCTTCAGTGCAGGAAAGTCACGATTTTGCATTGATAGCTCATGCAGCAACTTTAGAAGCGCGAGTGTCCTTTTTACACTTCTTTGATGGTTTCCGTACCTCCCATGAGGTGCAGAAAGTAGAGTTATTGTCAGATAATGATTTGCGATCGCTCATTAATGAAGATAAAATTTTCGCCCATCGCGCCCGCGCCTTGACTCCAGAACGCCCATTACTGCGTGGTACAGCCCAAAACCCTGATGTTTACTTCCAAGCCCGTGAAGGCGCAAACCCTTATTACAACGCCTGTCCTGAAATTGTCCAGGGAATTATGGATAAATTCGGGGAACGCACAGGCAGATTTTACAAGATTTATGAGTATCACGGCGCGAGTGATGCCGATCGCGTAATTGTCATTATGGGTTCTGGCTGTGAAACCGTCCATGAAACCGTAGATTACCTCAACGCCAGAGGTGAAAAAGTCGGCGTTCTCAAAGTCAGACTGTATCGTCCCTTTGATGTAGAGAGATTTATCCAGGCTTTACCTAATAGTGTAAAAGCGATCGCAGTTCTCGACCGCAGCAAAGAACCGGGTAGTGCAGGCGAACCGTTGTATTTGGATGTCGTCACTGCTATTCATGAAGCAGGGGAGATGTTACCCAAAGTTGTTGGAGGACGTTACGGTTTATCCTCGAAAGAATTTACCCCTGCGATGGTGAAGGCTGTGTTCGATAACTTAGCTCAACCTACGCCGAAGAATCACTTTACTATCGGGATTAATGATGATGTTACCCACACATCCCTAGATTTTGACCCCAATTTCTCCACCGAACCCGATAATGTTGTCCGGGCGATGTTCTATGGTTTGGGTTCTGATGGTACTGTAGGAGCTAACAAAAACTCCATTAAGATTATCGGGGAAGGAACAGACAACTACGCCCAAGGGTATTTTGTCTACGATTCCAAAAAATCAGGCTCAATGACCGTTTCTCACCTGCGTTTCGGTTCTCAACCCATACGTTCAACCTATCTCATCGACCAAGCTAATTTTATTGGTTGTCATCATTGGGGATTTTTGGAACGCATAGATGTATTAAAAGCTGCGGCTACTGGTGCAACAATTTTAGTTAATAGTCCCTACGATGCTGATAGTGTTTGGCAACATCTACCCCCAAAAATCAAGCAGCAAATTTTAGAAAAACAACTGCAACTTTACGTTATCAACGCCAACCAAGTCGCCCGTAACAGTGGGATGGGTGGCAGAATCAATACTATTATGCAGGTGTGCTTTTTTGCTTTGGCAGGGGTATTGCCACAGGAGCAAGCGATCGCCAAAATTAAACAAGCGATTGAAAAGACTTACGGTAAAAAAGGCGCGGAAGTTGTCCGTATGAACCTACAAGCCGTAGACCAAACCCTAGATAATTTACATCAGGTACAAATCCCTGTTGAGGAAAAAGGCAAATGGATAGACGTAGAACAATCTACCCAAAACCCCTTTCCCAGCAGCGTCCCGGCATTTGTACAGGAAGTTTTAGGGAAAATAATGGTATGGCAAGGTGATGACTTACCTGTGAGTACCCTACCACCAGATGGGACATTCCCCACAGGCACAGCAAAATGGGAAAAACGCAACGTGGCTCAAGAAATCCCGGTATGGGATGGAAATGTCTGCGTTCAGTGCAGTAAGTGCGTGATGGTTTGTCCCCACGGTGCAATTCGCGCTAAGGTTTACCCACCTAGTGAATTGTTGAATGCTCCGCCTGCTTTCAAATCAGTCAACGCCAAAGATAAAGACTTTGCTAACCAAAAATTTACTATCCAGGTAGCCCCAGAAGACTGTACAGGCTGCTCTATTTGTGTCAATGTCTGCCCAGCCAAAAGTAAGTCTGAGCCATCTTTAAAGGCGATTAACATGGCGCAGCAGCTACCTTTACGGGAGCAAGAAAGAGAAAATTGGGATTTCTTCTTGAGTTTACCCAACCCTGACCGACGACAGCTAAAACTCAACCAAATTCGCCAACAACAACTGCAAGAACCATTATTTGAATTTTCTGGTGCTTGTGCTGGTTGTGGTGAGACACCTTATCTAAAATTATTAACACAACTATTTGGCGATCGCGCAGTTATTGCTAACGCCACAGGTTGTTCCTCGATTTACGGTGGAAACCTCCCCACCACCCCTTGGACAAAAAACGCTGAAGGAAGAGGCCCCGCATGGTCGAATAGTTTATTTGAAGATAACGCCGAGTTTGGTTTTGGCTATCGTCTCTCGATAGATAAGCAAGCGGAATTTGCGGCGGAACTATTACAACAATTCAGCACCGAACTAGGAGATAACTTAGTCAATTCCCTCCTCAAAGCCGAACAAAAAACCGAAGCTGAAATTTGGGAACAGCGCGAACGGGTAAGCTTGTTAAAGCAACAGCTAGATAAAATCCAAACTCGTGACTCCAATCAAAAATCCAAAATCCAAAATCTCAAATCCTTAGCTGACTACCTAGTCAAAAAAAGCGTCTGGATTATTGGCGGTGATGGTTGGGCTTATGATATTGACTTTGGTGGGATTGACCATGTGTTAGCTAGTGGTCGCAATGTCAATATTTTAGTCATGGATACAGAAGTGTATTCCAATACTGGCGGACAATCTTCCAAAGCCACCCCCCGCGCCGCCGTCGCCAAATTCGCTGCCAGTGGTAAGCCTGCACCGAAGAAAGATTTGGGTTTAATGGCAATGAATTACGGTAATGTTTACGTGGCGAGTGTAGCGTTAGGTGCGAAAGATGATCAAACCCTCAGAGCCTTTTTAGAAGCCGAAGCCTTTGACGGGCCATCATTGATAATTGCTTACAGCCATTGCATCGCCCACGGTATTAACATGACTACAGGGATGAACCATCAAAAAGCCTTGGTAGACTCAGGACGCTGGTTATTGTATCGCCATAATCCATTGTTGCAAGAACAGGGCAAAAATCCCTTACAATTAGATATGCGATCGCCTACGCAATCAGTAGAGCAATCAATGTATCAAGAAAATCGCTTCAAAATGCTCACCAAGAGTAAACCAGAGTTAGCTAAACAACTCTTAGAACAAGCACAAGCTGAAGTTGATGCCCGTTGGCAGATGTATCAATATTTAGCAAGTAAATAA
- the vap15 gene encoding type II toxin-antitoxin system VapB15 family antitoxin, whose amino-acid sequence MLQNTYQLPLTFEQILTLVKQLSDSEKLLLSKELEKETLNKKLTQLLETFQTNELSLDEITEEVENVRSQIYAGKQSNQDNY is encoded by the coding sequence ATGTTACAAAATACCTATCAACTACCTTTGACATTTGAGCAAATTCTTACTCTAGTTAAACAATTGTCTGATTCAGAAAAGCTTTTACTCAGCAAAGAGCTAGAAAAAGAAACATTGAATAAGAAGTTAACCCAGTTACTAGAAACATTTCAAACTAATGAATTATCTTTAGACGAAATTACAGAGGAAGTAGAAAACGTCCGTTCTCAAATTTATGCCGGAAAACAAAGCAATCAAGATAATTATTGA
- a CDS encoding DUF433 domain-containing protein: protein MNTNQVQDTKNIAEYFNFLSPGDIRLKNSRIGIETILYEYIDCGRSPEEIAQIYQSISLEQVYATILYYLQNQENVSAYMRNWLEHGHKMREQQRLNPPPISEKLRQLRVARQGKKEIHDTEISD from the coding sequence ATGAATACAAATCAAGTTCAAGATACAAAGAATATTGCAGAGTATTTTAACTTTCTCTCTCCTGGAGATATTAGATTAAAAAATTCAAGAATAGGAATTGAAACGATTCTTTATGAATACATTGATTGTGGACGCTCTCCAGAGGAAATTGCTCAAATATATCAATCAATTTCTTTAGAACAAGTATATGCGACTATTCTGTACTATTTGCAAAACCAAGAAAATGTCAGTGCTTACATGAGAAACTGGCTAGAACATGGCCATAAAATGAGAGAACAACAGCGACTTAATCCGCCACCAATATCAGAAAAACTCCGCCAACTCCGAGTTGCAAGACAAGGTAAGAAAGAAATACATGACACTGAAATATCTGATTGA
- a CDS encoding nSTAND1 domain-containing NTPase gives MSPLGITTSHLTHTLKTGEAKLWLLLVGVNQYQDERLPSLRYSAVDCQGLATALADATQGFPHKQDYIHHDFVALQPLLAKVRESLTQITQAAQPQDTILFYFSGHGMLEPNSQQAILCLADTQTDDLLNTGLGLQELLQLLGNSQAQTQLVWLDACHSGSLTFRGAKSEITPPTPSNPTPQIVELLRQKAKQSKGFYALLSCDTNQQSWEFPELGHGVFTYYLMRGLRGEAADSQGLIDADGLYRYVYQQTKQYIEQTNQQLRLINQQNRTRGDTKLYSEYPLQTPKRIVEGVGEVILGIKPASVKVSDSRQALIVEGLTTNQTTLAFSKLLCAVGGFEIEYWPRANTTQDLQTTIQTCLQTIEPPNQQQNLATVLLYLRGRLETTEVGEPALVVAENIRLSRSWLRQQLRRSPYSQQIIILDSPIGQHGYALLPDWVEDLQLGFEQGQCIIAAASSPDNPEQFAQMLHSSLETAQGQSSLSAAVWISQLQQIWCQTSLPLQIWLSGSQGVIEIIPASRSNRNNQSKTTIDLGICPYRGLQAFCEEDAQYFYGREILTQQLIADLERKSFIAVVGASGSGKSSLVQAGVMAQLRRGKQLLGSQDWWIRSFRPGANPLEALSRCLVDSGTEREKAYQNAQLEGMLYQGAAGLAHWVKQRSEPMLVLVIDQFEELFTLAPHEDRYRFLEIILGTLERSPEKFKLIITLRADFIASCLEVPKLAKLLQQSSVLLPPCLNQEEYRRIILHPAEQVGLTLESELVEVLLQELDYSPGYLPLLEFVLEQLWEYREQGVISLQAYQQYLGGIKGTLEKKAQAVYESLEPEAQECARWIFLALTQLGEGTEDTRRRVLKSELMVKKYPVALVERTLQILIAAKLVVVNVEDDIIEGQHRTASPSPTANSQLPTPSVTIEVAHEILIRHWSTLRWWLEENRSRLRSLRQIAQAATLWQQHNRQPDFLLQGVRLAEAEEIYLNYTDELSLDVQNFIAAGLQERRRQQLKEQNRLRQAQRAVAIISTLGLTAFGLAVFAYQQTQKAQLREIQAVSSLSQNYLLSHQQLEALLASVQAGKEVQKIYLGVPADIRNQTTTILQQAVYSTQERNRFLHNSWVTSVSFSPDGEILAAGSADNTIKIWRKDGNLLTTLTNHSDGVNSIMFSPDGELLVSGSADSTIKLWNRSGQLLTTLNGHSRAVNSVSFSPDNKIIVSGSADNTVKLWTRDGQLLLTLNGHSGEVNTVNFSPEGDTIASASDDGTIKLWGVDGRLLTTIPAHTKEVRSVSFSPDGKTIASASADNTVKLWSRNGTLLRTLEGHQEAVWRVIFSPDGQMIATASADRTIKLWSRDGNVLGTFLGHNHEVNSLSFNPDSSILASASDDNTVRLWNVDRTIPKTFYGHKGSVNSVNFINDGNTITSLSSDNTMRLWTLDGQLTKTLTSPIPDVTSVSFSADGNTVALASADQSIQIRDRDGALLHTMQSHSHWVTTMNFSPDNQLLASGSADKTIKLWSVDGRLLNTLSGHNGWVTDIKFTPDGKRIISASADKTIKIWNLNGKLLKTLQGHSASIWSVNIAPDGQTIASASQDETVKLWNLEGKLLRTLQGHNDLVFHVNFSPDAKTLASASDDGTIKLWNVANGTVLKKIQGHQGGVRSVSFSPNGKLLVSGGQDATVKLWNLEGIELQTPDLTQLLNRACDRLADYLTNSPSVTTEDYQMCFGE, from the coding sequence ATGTCTCCACTCGGTATCACTACCAGTCACTTAACTCATACCCTAAAAACCGGAGAAGCGAAACTTTGGTTGTTGCTAGTGGGAGTCAACCAATATCAAGATGAGAGACTACCATCATTACGCTACTCGGCTGTTGACTGCCAAGGTTTAGCAACAGCTTTAGCCGATGCAACTCAAGGTTTCCCCCACAAGCAAGACTACATTCACCATGATTTTGTGGCTCTACAGCCCCTACTAGCTAAAGTGCGTGAGAGCTTAACTCAAATTACTCAGGCAGCTCAACCACAAGACACAATTTTATTTTATTTCTCCGGTCACGGAATGCTAGAACCAAATTCCCAGCAGGCAATTTTGTGTCTAGCAGATACTCAAACAGACGACTTACTCAACACGGGTTTAGGGTTACAAGAACTTTTACAACTGTTAGGCAATAGTCAGGCACAAACCCAGTTAGTTTGGTTAGATGCTTGTCATAGCGGTAGCCTCACATTCCGGGGTGCAAAAAGTGAAATCACCCCACCTACCCCATCTAACCCAACACCGCAGATTGTAGAATTATTACGCCAAAAAGCCAAACAGAGTAAAGGGTTTTATGCCTTGCTGTCTTGTGACACCAATCAACAATCTTGGGAATTTCCCGAACTGGGGCATGGGGTGTTTACATATTACTTGATGCGGGGTTTGCGGGGTGAGGCGGCTGATAGTCAAGGTTTAATTGATGCTGACGGACTTTATCGATATGTTTATCAGCAAACTAAGCAATATATCGAACAAACCAACCAACAATTAAGACTGATTAATCAACAAAATCGCACCAGAGGAGACACCAAACTTTACTCGGAATATCCATTGCAAACGCCTAAACGGATTGTGGAAGGCGTGGGTGAGGTGATTTTAGGTATCAAACCTGCATCGGTGAAAGTTTCTGATTCTCGCCAAGCACTCATTGTAGAAGGATTGACAACTAATCAAACTACCCTGGCTTTTAGCAAACTTCTGTGTGCTGTTGGTGGATTTGAGATAGAGTATTGGCCAAGAGCCAACACCACCCAAGATTTACAAACTACAATTCAAACCTGTCTGCAAACTATAGAGCCGCCAAACCAGCAACAAAATTTGGCGACAGTCCTGTTATATTTACGTGGACGCTTAGAAACTACTGAAGTTGGAGAACCTGCATTGGTAGTGGCTGAAAATATTCGTCTGAGTCGTTCTTGGTTAAGGCAACAACTCCGACGCTCTCCTTATAGCCAACAAATCATCATTCTAGATTCTCCCATAGGACAGCACGGTTATGCACTTCTACCGGATTGGGTAGAAGATTTACAACTAGGGTTTGAGCAAGGACAGTGTATCATTGCTGCGGCTTCATCACCAGACAACCCAGAACAATTTGCCCAAATGTTACACTCCAGTCTGGAAACAGCTCAAGGGCAATCGAGTTTATCAGCTGCGGTTTGGATTAGCCAATTACAACAAATATGGTGCCAAACTTCCCTACCTTTGCAGATTTGGCTATCTGGTAGTCAAGGGGTAATTGAAATCATCCCCGCTAGTCGGAGTAATAGGAACAATCAGTCAAAAACCACCATTGATTTAGGAATTTGCCCTTATCGGGGATTACAGGCTTTTTGTGAAGAAGATGCTCAGTATTTCTATGGTAGGGAAATTCTCACCCAGCAACTTATCGCTGACTTAGAGAGAAAATCATTTATTGCTGTGGTGGGAGCCTCTGGTAGTGGGAAATCTTCTTTGGTGCAGGCGGGTGTCATGGCGCAACTGCGTCGGGGTAAACAATTACTTGGTAGTCAAGATTGGTGGATAAGAAGCTTTCGCCCTGGTGCCAATCCCCTAGAAGCTTTATCCCGATGTTTGGTTGATAGCGGGACTGAACGCGAAAAAGCCTATCAAAACGCGCAATTGGAAGGAATGTTGTATCAAGGTGCGGCAGGTTTAGCCCATTGGGTGAAGCAGCGTTCCGAACCAATGTTAGTTTTAGTTATAGACCAGTTTGAAGAATTATTTACCCTGGCTCCTCATGAAGATAGGTACAGGTTTTTAGAAATTATTTTAGGGACACTGGAGCGATCGCCAGAAAAGTTTAAACTGATCATTACTCTACGGGCTGATTTTATTGCCTCTTGTTTAGAAGTACCAAAATTAGCCAAGCTGTTGCAGCAGTCAAGTGTCCTGCTACCACCATGCTTAAATCAAGAAGAATATCGTCGCATTATTCTGCACCCTGCCGAACAAGTCGGGTTAACACTAGAGTCAGAATTAGTCGAGGTATTGTTACAGGAGTTAGACTACTCACCTGGGTATTTGCCATTACTGGAATTTGTATTGGAACAGTTATGGGAGTATCGTGAGCAAGGAGTCATTAGTTTACAGGCATACCAGCAATATTTGGGTGGAATTAAAGGCACACTAGAAAAGAAAGCCCAAGCAGTCTACGAAAGTTTAGAACCAGAAGCTCAAGAATGCGCCCGGTGGATTTTTTTAGCCCTGACTCAGTTGGGTGAAGGTACAGAAGATACTAGACGGCGGGTATTGAAATCAGAGCTAATGGTGAAAAAATATCCCGTGGCTTTGGTGGAAAGAACATTGCAGATATTAATTGCTGCCAAGTTGGTAGTAGTGAATGTCGAAGACGACATCATTGAGGGACAACATAGAACCGCCTCCCCATCCCCCACTGCCAACTCCCAACTCCCCACCCCCTCCGTCACAATAGAGGTAGCCCATGAAATTTTGATTCGCCACTGGTCAACACTACGCTGGTGGTTAGAGGAAAATCGTAGTAGATTGCGATCGCTACGTCAAATTGCACAAGCTGCTACTTTATGGCAGCAACATAACCGTCAACCAGACTTTTTACTGCAAGGTGTTAGGCTCGCAGAAGCAGAAGAAATTTATCTCAATTACACTGATGAGCTGTCTTTGGATGTGCAGAACTTCATTGCAGCTGGTTTACAAGAAAGACGACGACAACAGCTAAAAGAACAAAATCGCCTCCGACAAGCACAAAGGGCTGTAGCTATTATCAGCACCCTGGGATTGACGGCTTTTGGTTTAGCTGTGTTTGCTTACCAACAAACCCAAAAAGCCCAGTTACGGGAAATTCAGGCGGTAAGTTCCCTCTCTCAGAATTACCTACTGTCCCATCAGCAGTTAGAAGCATTGTTAGCAAGTGTCCAAGCGGGTAAGGAAGTCCAAAAAATTTATTTAGGAGTCCCCGCAGATATCCGCAATCAAACTACAACTATCCTGCAACAAGCTGTCTACAGTACCCAAGAACGCAATCGCTTTCTACATAATTCCTGGGTAACTAGCGTCAGTTTCTCACCAGATGGAGAGATATTAGCTGCTGGTAGTGCAGATAATACAATTAAAATTTGGCGTAAGGATGGCAATTTACTCACTACCCTCACCAATCACAGCGATGGGGTCAATAGCATCATGTTTTCCCCTGATGGTGAGCTGTTAGTTTCTGGTAGTGCTGACAGTACCATTAAACTCTGGAATCGTAGCGGTCAATTACTCACCACTCTTAACGGTCATAGTCGTGCAGTTAATAGTGTCAGCTTCTCCCCAGATAATAAGATTATCGTCTCTGGTAGTGCTGATAATACCGTCAAACTTTGGACGCGTGACGGACAGCTACTACTCACCCTCAACGGACATAGTGGGGAAGTGAATACCGTCAATTTTTCCCCAGAAGGGGATACTATCGCCTCCGCCAGCGATGACGGCACAATTAAACTATGGGGTGTAGATGGCCGTCTGTTAACTACTATCCCAGCCCATACCAAAGAGGTGCGGAGTGTGAGTTTTAGCCCTGATGGTAAGACAATTGCTTCCGCTAGTGCCGACAATACCGTAAAACTGTGGAGTCGTAACGGTACTTTACTCAGAACTCTGGAAGGACATCAAGAAGCTGTCTGGCGAGTGATTTTTTCCCCCGACGGACAGATGATTGCTACAGCTAGTGCTGATAGAACCATTAAACTTTGGTCAAGGGATGGTAATGTTTTGGGAACATTCCTTGGGCATAACCATGAAGTCAACAGCCTCAGTTTTAACCCAGACAGTAGCATTCTAGCTTCAGCTAGTGATGATAATACTGTCAGGCTATGGAATGTAGATAGAACAATACCCAAAACTTTTTATGGGCATAAAGGCAGCGTCAATAGTGTGAACTTTATCAATGATGGTAATACCATTACTTCCCTGAGTTCTGATAACACCATGCGGCTGTGGACTTTGGACGGGCAACTAACCAAAACCTTAACTTCTCCCATTCCTGATGTCACCAGCGTCAGCTTTAGTGCTGATGGTAATACAGTAGCATTAGCTAGTGCTGATCAAAGTATTCAAATTCGCGATCGCGATGGCGCTTTGCTGCACACCATGCAAAGTCATAGCCATTGGGTAACAACCATGAATTTCAGCCCAGATAATCAACTCCTCGCTTCTGGTAGCGCCGACAAAACCATCAAACTCTGGAGTGTAGACGGGCGCTTACTCAATACCCTCTCAGGACATAACGGTTGGGTGACAGATATCAAATTTACCCCCGATGGCAAGAGAATTATTTCTGCTAGTGCTGATAAAACTATCAAAATCTGGAACCTCAACGGCAAACTCCTCAAAACCCTACAAGGTCACAGTGCCAGTATTTGGAGTGTTAACATTGCTCCTGATGGTCAAACCATTGCCTCCGCTAGCCAAGATGAGACAGTTAAACTCTGGAACTTAGAGGGTAAATTACTCCGCACCCTGCAAGGACATAATGATTTAGTTTTTCATGTCAATTTCTCACCCGATGCTAAAACTCTCGCCTCCGCTAGTGATGATGGCACCATTAAACTGTGGAATGTTGCCAACGGTACTGTGTTAAAAAAAATTCAAGGACATCAAGGTGGTGTGAGGAGTGTGAGTTTTAGTCCCAATGGTAAACTATTGGTTTCTGGGGGACAGGATGCCACAGTCAAACTGTGGAACTTAGAAGGGATAGAACTACAAACCCCCGACTTAACTCAACTACTCAATCGAGCTTGCGATCGCCTAGCTGATTATCTCACCAATAGCCCCAGTGTCACTACAGAAGACTATCAAATGTGTTTTGGGGAGTAG